From one Citrobacter sp. Marseille-Q6884 genomic stretch:
- the pth gene encoding aminoacyl-tRNA hydrolase, with amino-acid sequence MTIKLIVGLANPGAEYAATRHNAGAWYVDLLAERLRAPLREEPKFFGYTSRVTLEGEDVRLLVPTTFMNLSGKAVGAMASFYRINPDEILVAHDELDLPPGVAKFKLGGGHGGHNGLKDIISKLGNNPNFHRLRVGIGHPGDKNKVVGFVLGKPPVSEQKLIDEAIDEAARCTEILFKDGLTKATSRLHTFKAQ; translated from the coding sequence GTGACGATTAAATTGATTGTCGGTCTGGCAAACCCTGGCGCAGAATATGCGGCAACACGACATAATGCTGGCGCATGGTATGTCGATTTACTGGCTGAAAGATTACGCGCCCCCCTGCGTGAAGAGCCGAAATTCTTCGGTTATACCTCCAGAGTAACGCTTGAAGGCGAAGATGTCCGCCTGCTGGTGCCGACCACATTTATGAATCTGAGCGGCAAGGCCGTCGGCGCGATGGCCAGTTTTTATCGTATCAATCCCGATGAAATTTTGGTCGCTCACGACGAATTGGATCTGCCTCCGGGTGTCGCCAAATTTAAACTTGGTGGGGGTCACGGCGGACACAATGGTCTGAAAGACATCATCAGCAAGTTAGGCAATAACCCAAACTTTCATCGTTTACGCGTCGGAATTGGTCATCCCGGCGATAAAAACAAAGTTGTCGGTTTTGTTTTAGGCAAACCGCCTGTTTCAGAACAGAAGTTAATTGATGAAGCCATTGACGAAGCGGCGCGTTGTACCGAGATTTTGTTCAAAGATGGCCTGACCAAAGCAACGAGCCGGTTACACACCTTTAAAGCGCAATAA
- the ychF gene encoding redox-regulated ATPase YchF, which produces MGFKCGIVGLPNVGKSTLFNALTKAGIEAANFPFCTIEPNTGVVPMPDPRLDQLAEIVKPQRILPTTMEFVDIAGLVKGASKGEGLGNQFLTNIRETEAIGHVVRCFENDNIIHVNNKVDPADDIDVINTELALSDLDTCERAIHRVQKKAKGGDKDAKAELAALEKCLPQLENAGMLRALKNLTDEDKAAIKYLSFLTLKPTMYIANVNEDGFENNPYLDKVREIAEAEGSVVVAVCAAVESDIAELDDADRDEFMAELGLEEPGLNRVIRAGYQLLNLQTYFTAGVKEVRAWTIPVGATAPQAAGKIHTDFEKGFIRAQTIAFEDFITYKGEQGAKEAGKMRAEGKDYIVKDGDVMNFLFNV; this is translated from the coding sequence ATGGGATTCAAATGCGGTATCGTCGGTTTGCCAAACGTAGGCAAATCCACCCTGTTCAACGCGCTCACAAAAGCGGGTATCGAAGCGGCAAACTTCCCGTTCTGTACTATTGAGCCGAACACAGGTGTTGTCCCGATGCCCGATCCGCGTCTGGATCAGCTGGCGGAAATCGTCAAGCCACAGCGTATTCTGCCTACTACAATGGAATTCGTGGATATCGCGGGCCTGGTAAAAGGCGCGTCTAAAGGTGAAGGTCTGGGTAACCAGTTCCTGACCAATATCCGTGAAACCGAAGCTATCGGTCACGTGGTGCGTTGCTTCGAAAACGACAACATTATCCACGTTAATAACAAAGTGGATCCGGCTGACGATATCGATGTTATCAACACTGAACTGGCCCTTTCCGACCTTGATACCTGTGAGCGTGCTATCCACCGCGTGCAGAAGAAAGCCAAGGGCGGTGATAAAGATGCTAAAGCAGAACTGGCTGCGCTGGAAAAATGTCTGCCACAGCTGGAAAACGCCGGCATGCTGCGTGCGCTGAAAAACCTGACTGACGAAGACAAAGCGGCCATCAAATACCTGAGCTTCCTGACGCTCAAGCCAACGATGTATATTGCTAACGTCAACGAAGATGGTTTTGAGAACAACCCATACCTCGATAAAGTGCGTGAAATCGCCGAAGCCGAAGGTTCTGTTGTGGTCGCCGTTTGTGCCGCTGTTGAATCCGATATTGCTGAACTTGATGATGCCGATCGTGATGAGTTTATGGCTGAGCTGGGTCTGGAAGAGCCGGGACTGAACCGCGTTATCCGCGCTGGCTACCAGTTGCTGAACCTGCAGACCTACTTCACCGCTGGCGTGAAAGAAGTTCGCGCCTGGACTATTCCTGTCGGTGCCACCGCTCCGCAGGCAGCCGGTAAAATCCACACCGACTTCGAAAAAGGCTTTATCCGCGCGCAGACCATCGCGTTTGAAGACTTCATCACCTATAAGGGTGAACAAGGTGCGAAAGAAGCCGGTAAGATGCGCGCTGAAGGTAAAGACTACATCGTTAAAGATGGCGATGTCATGAACTTCCTGTTCAACGTCTAA
- the lysC gene encoding lysine-sensitive aspartokinase 3, which produces MTRIYPHFIVAKFGGTSVADFDAMNRSASIVLADPNVRLVVLSASAGVTNLLVELAEGLESHQRMDKIETLRTIQHNIISCLKQPSVISKEIDNLLENISRLAQTAATAPSTALSDELVSHGELMSSLLFTEVLRERDVEASWFDARSVIRTNATYGCAEPEIRTLAELAETHLRPRIEQALVITQGFIGRDSAGHTTTLGRGGSDYTASLLGEALHAARVDIWTDVAGIYTTDPRVVPNAKRIDHISFSEASDMAAYGAKVLHPATLMPAMRKNIPVFVGSSKNTAAGGTLVCSTTDNPPRYRAVAVRRKQTLLRLHSLDEQPSCQFLARMFALLARHSVAADLVTTSENSIALALDSTHATSGEDPTLTTSLFTELSSHCHVEVETGLALVTLVGNQLTQASGVVKDVFAWLEEHAVRMVCHGASRNNLCFLLPADEADSAIKALHLQLFE; this is translated from the coding sequence ATGACTCGCATTTACCCACATTTCATCGTTGCCAAATTTGGCGGCACCAGCGTCGCTGACTTTGACGCGATGAACCGCAGCGCCAGCATTGTTCTTGCTGATCCCAATGTTCGTTTAGTTGTTCTCTCTGCTTCGGCAGGCGTTACCAACCTGCTTGTTGAACTTGCTGAAGGTCTGGAAAGCCATCAGCGTATGGACAAGATCGAGACTCTACGTACTATCCAGCACAATATTATTTCCTGCCTCAAGCAGCCCTCCGTGATCAGCAAGGAAATCGATAATCTCCTTGAAAATATCAGTCGCCTGGCGCAAACGGCGGCAACTGCGCCGTCTACCGCGCTCAGCGATGAACTGGTCAGCCACGGCGAGTTGATGTCCTCTTTACTGTTTACTGAAGTACTCCGTGAACGGGACGTGGAAGCCAGTTGGTTTGATGCCCGAAGCGTTATCCGCACCAACGCGACTTACGGTTGTGCAGAGCCGGAAATCCGCACGCTGGCTGAGCTGGCGGAAACTCACCTGCGTCCGCGCATTGAACAAGCGCTGGTGATTACGCAGGGATTTATCGGTCGCGATAGCGCAGGACACACCACAACGCTGGGGCGTGGTGGTAGTGATTACACCGCATCGTTACTCGGTGAAGCGCTCCACGCGGCGCGGGTCGATATCTGGACCGATGTTGCCGGGATCTACACCACCGACCCGCGCGTCGTGCCCAATGCCAAACGTATCGACCACATCTCGTTTTCCGAGGCCAGCGATATGGCTGCATACGGTGCCAAGGTTCTCCATCCGGCGACGTTGATGCCTGCAATGCGCAAAAACATTCCGGTGTTTGTCGGCTCCAGCAAAAATACCGCTGCCGGCGGCACGCTGGTGTGCAGCACGACGGATAATCCACCGCGTTATCGTGCCGTTGCGGTGCGCCGCAAACAGACGCTGTTGCGCTTACATAGCCTGGATGAACAACCATCTTGTCAGTTTTTAGCGCGCATGTTTGCCCTGTTGGCTCGTCACTCTGTTGCCGCCGATCTGGTCACCACGTCAGAAAACAGCATTGCGCTGGCGCTGGACTCCACCCATGCCACTTCCGGTGAAGATCCTACGTTGACCACCTCATTGTTTACCGAGCTCTCTTCTCACTGTCACGTTGAAGTGGAAACCGGCCTGGCGCTGGTGACACTGGTGGGTAATCAACTGACTCAGGCATCTGGCGTTGTTAAAGATGTATTTGCCTGGCTTGAAGAACATGCAGTACGTATGGTCTGTCATGGCGCATCTCGTAATAATCTTTGCTTCCTGCTCCCCGCAGACGAAGCCGATAGCGCTATAAAAGCACTGCATCTCCAGTTGTTTGAATAA
- the ychH gene encoding stress-induced protein YchH, whose product MKRKNASLLGNVLMALGLVVMVVGVGYSILNQLPQFNLPQFFAHGAVLSIFVGGILWLAGARVGGHEQISDRYWWVRHYDKRCRRGGDSSHRHS is encoded by the coding sequence ATGAAACGCAAAAACGCTTCGTTACTCGGTAACGTGCTCATGGCTTTAGGGTTGGTGGTGATGGTTGTGGGTGTTGGCTATTCAATTTTAAATCAGCTGCCGCAATTTAACCTGCCACAGTTTTTCGCACATGGTGCTGTGCTCAGTATTTTTGTCGGCGGTATTCTCTGGCTGGCGGGGGCCCGCGTCGGTGGGCATGAGCAAATCAGCGATCGTTACTGGTGGGTGCGACATTACGATAAACGCTGTCGTCGTGGTGGCGATTCATCCCATCGCCATAGCTAA